Part of the Shewanella eurypsychrophilus genome is shown below.
ATAGATAAGCTGTTTGACCCAGCATCTAAGGTTAATGAATCTAACTTCATTATTACTATCTCTGTATAAATATAAAAAAGCCACAAGGACAAGTGGCTCAATCAAAGCAATGATGATTTACATCGACTATAACTCAAGTTTATCAATAAACTTCTCACAACTTAGCGCCTTACCTTCAATGGCGACACACAGGTGACCACACTGATAGCTCCCAATACCTGATTCACTCAGCTTAGCCATGCCAGCACCTTTTAGTAGGCAATGCTTTGAAGTAGCGTAGTAACCTGAGATATGTTCGCTTAGTTTAGCTTCATGCGGAATATCTTTAGTGTCAGCATAATAGAATAGCGTCCACTCTGGGTTTTGTGTGCAAGCGGTCAAAGATGAAACAAATAGACCCAATAAAAATATTCTGATAAATCCCATAAAAACTCCAAACGTGCCATTAAATAGCAGCCAATAAAAAAGGCGAAACTTAGTTCGCCTTATTTTACACTTGTTATACCCCTTTGGGTAAACGAGTTACTTCAACGATTTTGCCTTAGCCTTGCCGATTCGAATAATACGCCCTTCAAATCCTGTAACTGTGCCATCGCTAAGTCCGTAATCCTTCGCCTTTTGGCAGACTGCAATGGCATTATCAAACTCACCACAGTCATTGAGCAAAGTCGACAAATGCATAAAGCCAATGCCTTTTTGTGTTGAAGGAGACTCAAGCACAGCAAACAGTGATAGGTAATAGGGCGATAGTGCAGCACCATATTCACAATACTGAGTTTGCTTACGTTGCTTATAACACTCAAAAATAACTGCAAGCAGACCCGTATGCTTAATCTCATTGTCGGCAGCACCACGGTATTCAAATAACGCTTGGGTCAATTTTTCATTCGCCCAAGATTCATCGGTAACCGCCACTGTAGCCACAGTGGACTCAGGTTCAATTTTAGCTGGCTCTGGCTCTGGCTCTGGCTCTGGCTCTGGCTCTGGCTCTGGCTCTGCAACAGTTTTAACCGCTTGTTCACTACTCGCAAGTTCAGGCTGAATATCTGCCTCTTTAACCTCTGCCGTTTCTTGTGCCTCGAACGTTAGTCCCTCGTCCACTGGCATTTTAGCTTCATCAGCTTCTACTTCTTCCACGACCTTATCTGCAGGTTTCTCCGCGATAACCTCAGGTTCAAGCTGTTCGACAGGTGCGACTTCATCTGTAGAATTAGCGGTCTCTTTAGCATCCTCGGATTGAAGCTCTTCAAAAACGTCTTTTTCAACAGGCATACTCGTCTGTTGTTTTTCATCTTCTGCCAGTTTCTTAGCGCGGTTATACAGATAAATGCCTAGAGCAACTAGCAAAATAATGGCTATATATTTCATTGTCGTCCACCAGTGATTGACTTCAGCCTTGTGTCAGGCTGTATAGTTTCTATCCATGTTCAGATAGTAACCGATATTAATAATTCATTCCCCTGCTACAAATCAAGTATTTATATACATTTTTAATCATAATTCTCAATTCATAGCGCTAACGCCCTATTTTGTCAGTTATTTGCATCAAATTACAACTCTATGACATGAAAAATTGTTAAACATAGCATCGAGCTAAAACAGGTATTTTGTGCGCCCCTTCATAGTTTAAGCGACCATGATTGAAGCAGACTCAAATGAAGCGATATAATAACTGAGTAAATTAGTAAGGTACTATGGTTGCTAAACATCTGAGGGTGACTAGACATCTAAGATTTTAAACCACAGCACCATTTTGTGAACATGTGAAAGGAACGGTTATGGCAACGCAGGAGTTACTTCAAGGTAAATTACTACGCGAATTTCAGACCATACAAGCTATGGTTGAGATCTATTGTCGCGCTCATAAACATGGCGACATGTCTGATTGCCAAGCGTGCCAAGAGTTTCTTCAATACGCCCATACTCGCTTAGATCGCTGCCCCTATGGACAAGAAAAGCCAACCTGCAATAAATGTCCGGTACACTGTT
Proteins encoded:
- a CDS encoding nitrous oxide-stimulated promoter family protein; translation: MATQELLQGKLLREFQTIQAMVEIYCRAHKHGDMSDCQACQEFLQYAHTRLDRCPYGQEKPTCNKCPVHCYKPHMKEKAREIMIFAGPKMLLPHPIMAIRHLLSGRGDIPGKPPLHQSNRHLRKQQEAKTE